One stretch of Methanococcus voltae DNA includes these proteins:
- the tpiA gene encoding triose-phosphate isomerase yields the protein MKPVVIINFKTYLESIGDKGLQIAKYAEKVSEESGIEISVAPQFTDLRTIMEKTNIKVYAQHMDAIKPGSNTGKILPEAVKSTGAVGTLINHSERRLLLSDIEELITKSKELKLESVVCTNNIGVSKAVSALAPNYVAVEPPELIGSGTPVSKANPEIVEGTVSAVHDINKNVKVLCGAGISKGEDVKSALDLGAEGVLLASGVVKAKDVEKSIRDLISEL from the coding sequence ATTAAACCAGTTGTTATAATTAATTTCAAGACCTATTTGGAAAGTATAGGGGATAAAGGATTGCAAATAGCCAAATACGCTGAAAAAGTAAGTGAAGAAAGCGGGATAGAAATTTCAGTAGCCCCTCAATTCACAGATTTAAGAACAATCATGGAAAAAACAAATATAAAAGTGTACGCTCAACATATGGATGCGATAAAACCCGGCAGTAACACAGGTAAGATATTGCCAGAAGCCGTAAAAAGTACAGGAGCGGTTGGAACGCTCATAAATCACTCTGAAAGACGTTTATTATTGTCAGATATTGAAGAACTCATAACCAAATCAAAAGAGTTAAAACTCGAAAGTGTTGTCTGTACAAATAATATCGGTGTTTCAAAGGCAGTTTCCGCATTAGCTCCGAATTATGTTGCAGTTGAACCCCCGGAATTAATAGGTTCAGGTACTCCGGTTTCAAAAGCTAACCCTGAAATTGTTGAGGGAACAGTTAGCGCAGTACATGATATCAACAAAAATGTAAAAGTCCTATGCGGTGCGGGCATCTCAAAAGGGGAAGACGTTAAATCAGCTTTAGATCTAGGTGCAGAAGGAGTTTTACTTGCTTCAGGAGTTGTAAAAGCAAAAGATGTCGAAAAGTCAATTAGAGACTTGATAAGTGAATTATAA